TGCATGCGCGATCGGAATGCTTACACTCGCGGCGCTCTCTCGGAACCAACCACGACACTCGAAAGGAGTTCTCTCATGGGCGCCAAGACCGTCCATCTGCACGATCGAGCCCGCGACGGCATCCTGGCCGGCGTCAACGTGCTCGCCGACGCCGCGAAGGTCACCCTCGGACCGCGTGGCCGAAACGTCCTCCTCCAGCGCAGCTTCGGCGCGCCCTTGATCACCAAAGACGGCGTCACGGTCGTCAAGGAGATCGAGCTCGAAGGCAAGTTCGAGAACATGGGGGCCATGCTGGTCCGCGAGGTCGCGAGCAAGACGTCCGACGTTGCCGGCGACGGCACGACGACCGCGACCGTGCTCGCACAGGCGATCGTCCGCGAAGGCCTCCGACTACTCGCCGCCGGTTACGACCCCATGAACCTCAAGCGCGGCATCGATCTCGCGGTGGAGCGCGCCGTCGAGCACATCAAGAGCCAGAGCAAGCCGGTCAAGGACCGCGAGCGCATCGCGCAGGTCGGGACGGTATCCGCCAACGGCGACGCCACGATCGGCAGCCTCCTCGCCGAGGCGATGGACAAGGTCGGCAAGGAGGGGGTGATCACCGTCGAGGAAGCGAAGGGACTCGAAACCACCCTCGATGTCGTCGAGGGCATGCAATTCGATCGCGGCTACCTGTCACCGTACTTCGCCACCAACGCCGAAAAGATGCTGGTCGAGGTCGACGAGCCCTACATCCTCTTCCACGAGAAGAAGATCTCCAATATGCGCGACCTCGTGCCCCTCCTGGAGCGCATCGCCCAGAGCGGCCGGCCGATCGTGCTCGTCGCCGAGGAGATCGAAGGCGAAGCCCTCGCCACCCTCGTCGTCAACAAGATCAGGGGCAGCCTCAAGTGCGCGGCCGTGAAGGCCCCGGGATTCGGCGACCGCCGCAAGGCGATGCTCGAAGACATGGCGATTCTCACCGGCGGCAAGGTGATCGCCGAAGAGCTCGGCCTCAAGCTCGAGAACGTGACGCTCAACGATCTCGGGCGGTGCAAGCGCCTCGTGATGGATAAGGACAACACGACCATCGTCGGCGGCGCGGGCAAGAAGGACGCGATCCAGGCGCGCATCGCCCAGATTCGCGCCCAGATCCAGGAAACCACCTCGGACTACGACCGCGAGAAGCTGCAGGAACGGCTCGCCAAGTTGGCCGGAGGCGTCGCCGTGCTTCGGGTCGGGGCTGCGACCGAGGTCGCGATGAAGGAGAAGAAGGCGCGCGTCGACGACGCCATGCACGCCACCAAAGCGGCGGTCGAGGAGGGCATCGTCCCCGGCGGCGGCGTCGCCCTCCTGCGGGCGCAGAGCGCGCTCGCGGATGTCAAGGTCGAGGGCGACCTCGCGGTCGGCGTCGGTATCGTTCGGCGCGCGATGGAAGAGCCGCTCCGACAGATCGTGCACAACGCCGGGGGTGAGCCGTCGGTCGTGGTCAACCGCGTGCGGGAAGGCAAGGACGACTTCGGCTACAACGCCCTCGCCGGCACGTACGAGCCGCTGGCGAAAGCGGGCGTCATCGATCCGGCCAAGGTGGTGCGGTCGGCCCTGCAAAACGCCGCGAGTGTCGCGAGCCTCCT
This genomic stretch from Deltaproteobacteria bacterium harbors:
- the groL gene encoding chaperonin GroEL (60 kDa chaperone family; promotes refolding of misfolded polypeptides especially under stressful conditions; forms two stacked rings of heptamers to form a barrel-shaped 14mer; ends can be capped by GroES; misfolded proteins enter the barrel where they are refolded when GroES binds), whose translation is MGAKTVHLHDRARDGILAGVNVLADAAKVTLGPRGRNVLLQRSFGAPLITKDGVTVVKEIELEGKFENMGAMLVREVASKTSDVAGDGTTTATVLAQAIVREGLRLLAAGYDPMNLKRGIDLAVERAVEHIKSQSKPVKDRERIAQVGTVSANGDATIGSLLAEAMDKVGKEGVITVEEAKGLETTLDVVEGMQFDRGYLSPYFATNAEKMLVEVDEPYILFHEKKISNMRDLVPLLERIAQSGRPIVLVAEEIEGEALATLVVNKIRGSLKCAAVKAPGFGDRRKAMLEDMAILTGGKVIAEELGLKLENVTLNDLGRCKRLVMDKDNTTIVGGAGKKDAIQARIAQIRAQIQETTSDYDREKLQERLAKLAGGVAVLRVGAATEVAMKEKKARVDDAMHATKAAVEEGIVPGGGVALLRAQSALADVKVEGDLAVGVGIVRRAMEEPLRQIVHNAGGEPSVVVNRVREGKDDFGYNALAGTYEPLAKAGVIDPAKVVRSALQNAASVASLLITTEAAIANKPEKKSGAPAGGGEEDYGDDY